In Oncorhynchus tshawytscha isolate Ot180627B linkage group LG06, Otsh_v2.0, whole genome shotgun sequence, the following are encoded in one genomic region:
- the LOC112245271 gene encoding transcription factor Maf-like yields MASELAMSNSDLPTSPLAMEYVNDFDLMKFEVKKEPVEPDRSISQCSRLITGGSLSSTPMSTPCSSVPPSPSFSAPSPGSGSEQKAHLEDFYWMSGYQQQLNPEALGFSPEDAVEALISSSHQLQSFDGYARGQQFAGSAGAGGGMAGEEMGSAAAVVSAVIAAAAAQNGGPHHHHHHHHHAGGHHPSTGVPSNASSAGSHQHMGHLDLDDRFSDDQLVTMSVRELNRHLRGVSKEEVIRLKQKRRTLKNRGYAQSCRYKRVQQRHVLEGEKTQLVQQVDHLKAEMSRLARERDAYKDKYEKLITNGFRENGSSSDNTPSSPEFFMTSRKFLHL; encoded by the exons ATGGCATCAGAACTGGCAATGAGCAACTCCGACCTGCCCACCAGTCCCCTGGCCATGGAATATGTTAATGACTTCGATCTGATGAAGTTTGAAGTGAAAAAGGAGCCGGTGGAGCCGGATCGCAGCATCAGCCAGTGCAGCCGTCTGATCACCGGGGGATCCTTGTCTTCCACCCCGATGAGCACGCCTTGCAGCTCGGTTCCCCCTTCCCCAAGCTTTTCGGCGCCCAGCCCGGGCTCCGGGAGCGAGCAGAAGGCTCACCTGGAGGATTTTTACTGGATGAGCGGCTACCAACAGCAGCTGAATCCCGAAGCGCTGGGCTTCAGCCCCGAAGACGCGGTAGAGGCGCTGATCAGCAGCAGCCACCAGCTCCAGTCCTTCGATGGCTATGCAAGAGGGCAGCAGTTTGCCGGGTCGGCCGGGGCAGGAGGCGGCATGGCCGGGGAGGAGATGGGCTCAGCAGCCGCTGTGGTATCGGCTGTTATCGCTGCAGCAGCAGCGCAGAACGGaggtccccaccaccaccaccaccatcaccaccacgcCGGGGGACACCACCCCTCCACCGGGGTCCCGTCCAACGCTAGCTCGGCGGGCAGCCACCAACACATGGGACACCTGGACCTGGACGACCGGTTTTCGGACGACCAGCTGGTGACCATGTCAGTACGGGAGCTGAACCGACACCTCCGCGGGGTCAGCAAAGAGGAGGTGATCCGGCTGAAACAGAAGAGGAGGACCCTAAAGAACAGAGGCTATGCCCAGTCATGCCGATACAAGCGGGTCCAGCAGAGACATGTTCTGGAGGGTGAGAAGACGCAGCTGGTCCAGCAGGTGGACCACCTCAAGGCGGAGATGTCGCGGCTGGCCAGGGAGAGGGACGCATACAAGGACAAGTACGAGAAGCTCATCACCAACGGCTTCAGAGAAAACGGATCCAGCAGTGACAACACCCCCTCATCCCCAGAGTTCTTCAT GACATCGAGAAAGTTCCTCCATCTGTGA